The DNA region AAAGTTGGTACAGAAGAAATGTTATCTGGGTCTGTTGATTCTGCTGGTTCTGATTGTTGAGCTACTTCAGAAGTTGGTGCTGGCAGTTGAGTTTCAGCAGCAGGTTGAGTATTCAGTTTGGCGATCGCCTGTTGATAGCTGTTAATGGGAATAGCATAATTAGAAGTCCCTCCAGATATGGCATTAATATTAGCCTCTCCATGAACTCCGATCATTAAGCCATTTTTGTTGAACACTGGCCCGCCACTCATGCCTGGGAAAGCTTCACCGTTATACACCAAAGAATAGCCGTTTTCCGTTGATGTTGGCAGTATACCAACTAAATTAGCCGTAAAAAAGCGATAGTAACGATTATCTTCTTCCCGTAGTTCACCTGGATAGCCTGCGAAATATACGTTTTGTCCTTCGCTCAAGTTACTAGCATCTCCCAATTCAGCAGTCTGGTAATTTTGGTCGCTATTGAATTTGAATACGGCTAAATCTAGCCCTGGCAATTGTTTAATACTGGCGGGGTCAGCCTGATGCACCCTTCCATCAATAGTCTGGGCAACATAGTCTCCTTGATTTTTCATCACGTGCCAGTTGGTCAACACGGTATAAACATTATCAGAGCGATCTATTAGTGAGCCAGAACCAAGGTTAGCCCCATCAATACGAACACTAATTTGTTTAGCTCGAAGATTAACTTCTTCTGGGGAAAGAGCCTGCGCTAGTTGGGCAACGGCAGCCTTGGTGTATTGTGGTTCTAGTCCCACAAATAACCAGCCTAAGATGATAGTACAGCCTACTGTTCCTCCAATTAATAATTGGCTAATTTTGCTCGTAAATTTCATATATTTAACTCCAATAAGTCTAACTAATAATGTTCATTGGTATTGACGTTTAAATTTGCTAGTGTTCCGTACCAAGATATTGAGTTAGATTCGACAAACTACTGATAAAAATTGAATAGGAATTTATTATAGATGATGAATTATTAACTATTGTACTTGTACACTTGATGTGAATTAAAAATTACTTTCAACCCGATTGTGTACCAAGGTTACTATTGCTTATGTTTGGGTTCTCTTTCAGAAGTAGGAACAAAAACACTCAAGCTTCTGGGAAGACACTTAATTTCTAGTGGTGTATTGCCGATAATTTCGCCGTCAAGTACGACTTTTTGCACAGGGTTAGCCGAAATTCTGACTTTGGGCGATCGCAAATGAACTATATTATCTAGTCCTGCATTGGTCTTGATTAAAGCAGCACCTAACATACTTAAAATTGTGGTTACTGCCTGTATTTTGTTATCTACGGTAGCAATAGTAATATCTAATAAGCCGTCATCAGCGACAACTTCCCCAATTCCTTGAGCTAACACCGAAGTTGGTGGCGCAGCATTGGCGATCGTAATTGCTCCTGCTTGGAAAGTTCGGATCTCTCCATCTATTTCTATTTCTGCTTCAAATAACTGTTGTTCGTCAAGCTGTTGCCAGCCAGCCATTAAATAAGCCAATGTTCCCCAACGGTTTTTCGCCTCGCGGTCTGCTTTTTCGATCGTCTCTGCTTCGTAGCCAATTCCCGCCAGCAAAATTAAGGGTAAATTGTTACAAACAGCTGTATCCACTACCCGTGTTTTTCCCGCCAAAATTATTTCGCAAGCCCGTCGCATTTGATTAATTTGCTGGGTAATGCCCAACGCCATACTAAAAGCGTTCGCTGTACCTCTAGGGATAATACCCAAAGGAATGTCAGTGCCAATAATTGCTCCTGCTACCGCAGATACCGTACCATCTCCGCCAGAGGCAATAATTAGATCGGCATCTTGGGCGATCGCTTGTTGCGCTAATTCTTGGGGATCGATATCGGGACTGGTTAAATGAACCTCTAAATGTAGATGAGGCTCTAGCATTTGTTTGATAAATTCTAGATCTTGTTTGCTGTTACCATTCCCAGAGACAGGATTAAAGATTAAATGAGCTACCAAACTTTGAGCAAAGCTATTGGCGATCGCTTCTGCCGTGCCTAAGTTTGTCGCTAAAGGAACTAAATGAACGTTGCAAATCCGCAATAGTGCCTGAATATCTGGTTCATGAGGTTGAGCATTCAAAGGATCGATCAAAAAGATGACCGCAATTACTTCTCCTGCCACAATTTTGGCAGCAATTTGAGTATCTCCCCCCAGAGGCCCTGATGCTAATCGCTCTATATTTAAAGATGTGGCCTCTTGAATACGCTTGCCTGTTGTTCCCGTCGCAATAAGATGATAGCGAGATAGTAAAGGTTTATGACGAATAGCAAAATCTACTATATCGTTCTTCTTAGCGTCATGAGCAATCAGAGCAATTGTTCTAGCCATAGTCGATTGGTTACAAAAAAGCTTCAAACTTTAAAAAAGCATTTAGTTCGGTCGTGGTTCGGTTTTATAGATTAAAACAGGGTAAATCCTGGTAGATAGATGCGTTAAAATCATTCTACTAACCTTGCCATAAAAGCAATAATTTAAGCTTATTTGTTGTTGATTCAATAATTAGTTGAGTAGATAACAATATAACGTAAGAGGTAAATTAACTTAGAAATACTTATGAATTCACCAATTCAGGCAGTACAAGCTCCTTATAGAGGAGGCGGTGGCAACTATCGTACTCCACCCCCAGATTTACCTTCTCTACTACTCAAAGAGCGCATTATTTATTTGGGTCTCCCTTTAGTCTCTCCCGATGAGTATAAAGACCAAATAGGAGTTGACGTTACAGAATTAATCGTAGCTCAGTTGCTATTTCTGCAATTTGATGATCCTGACAAACCAATTACTATGTATATCAACTCTACTGGTACTTCTTGGTACGGTGGAGATTCGATTGGTTTTGAAACTGAGGCTTTTGCCATTTGTGACACAATGGACTACATCAAACCACAGGTTCATACAATTTGTATCGGTCAGGCAATGGGAACGGCGGCAATGATACTCTCTTCAGGAGCAAAGGGCTACCGCGCTAGTTTGCCTAATGGCACAATTATTCTGCACCAAGCTCGTCAGGGTGCGCAGGGACAAGCGACAGATATTCAAATCCGTGCCAAAGAGGTATTAGAAAACAAACGCGCTGTCCTAGAAATCTTTAGTCGCAACACTGGTCAACCAATAGACAAATTGGCGAAAGATACAGACCGAATGCTGTATATGACCCCTCAAGACGCTAAAGAGTACGGTTTAATCGATAAGGTTTTAGAAAGCACCAGCGACCTACCTACTCCTGTTTCTACTCTAAGTTAAATAAAGCTATGGGCTATGAGCTACAGGCCATAACCAAAAATAAATCATCAATATTTCAAGGTAAAAAAATCTTATGCCCATTGGTATTCCCAAAGTTCCCTATCAACTGCCTGGTCAGCAGTATAGTGACTGGATCAGCATTTATGACCGTTTATATCGCGAGCGCATTATCTTTTTAGGCAGAGGCGTTAACGATGCTTTGGCAAACCAGATTATTGCTATTATGCTCTATTTGGATTCTGAAGACCCAGGCAAACCAATTTATTTATATATCAACTCTCCTGGTGGTTCTGTGACTGCTGGATTGGCGATTTATGATACTATGCGCCACATTAAATCAGAAGTAGTTACTATCTGTGTTGGTCTGGCTGCTTCGATGGGAGCATTTCTACTCTGTGGTGGAACTAAAGGTAAACGTCTGGCTTTGCCTCATGCACGAATTATGATTCACCAACCCTTAGGTGGTGTGCAGGGGCGCAGACAAGCAACAGATATCGATATTGAAGCCAAAGAAATTTTGCGAATCCGCGATCAGCTAAACCAAATGATGGCAGATAATACAGGGAAATCTATTGAGAAAATCAAAAAAGACACTGACCGTGATTACTTTATGTCAGCTTATGAAGCTAAAGAATATGGTCTGATCGATCAGGTGATTGAAGACAAACAGTAGTTTTTCATACTACCAAATTACAAATATATTTTTTTTAACTGGCAAGTTTTAACGACCTGCCAGTTTTTTAATATTTTTTGACCAAAAAAATTTAAAATCACAATCGAGTGATTTCACTTAGTTAATAATTTTTGATTTTTGTTTTAAGCTATATTACTTTTGTGTTTAAATTCTTTAAATACTTATTGTTTCCTAAGCTTGCTGTAACGTATGGCGTTATTCTATAATTTTTTGGTCAACAAAATAGTAGGTAAATTTAGATAAGCAAACCAACTTTTCTATTATTTAACTATTAGTATTTATACTGTTGACAAATTGGTAAGTACGAATATCGAGTCTAACAGGTAAAAATTAATGAATAACTACACTCTAAGAAGCAACGCTATAAAAACCAAAAATAGATTGCTAGGCAAAATTAAAAATACGAAGCAGAACCTAAATTATCTCAAAGATTTAGAGTCCTGGGGAAGCCTAGAAATTATCAACTCAAATGATGTCTATATTGAATACACCCTGAACTAAACATTAAAATTACATACATTAAAAAACTGCCTTGTACATACAAGGCAGTTTTTTGCGTTTTTCTGGGATTATTCGTTTGAGCAAGTCATCTGGTTTGATTTAAAAGTAATTTTAAATTAAGTAATTTTTAAAACCTTTGAACGAACGTGTTGGAAAATAACAATTTGGATTCAAATAACTGGAAAGCGATTGAACTTCGTCCAGGCAAAGCGATCGCAATTTGTAACTTAAATTTGTCACTTATTTTATTTTCAACATAATCAGAAAATACGGGGGACTTAAAAGACAAAACTAGGTTAATCAATTTTATTTGCCTGCATGGTAAATCATTTAACTTTTTAATCTACTGGGAGAAGGGAATAACTGAAAATGAACCACGGATAACTGCTATCGTTGTTTAAACGATACGGCAATAAGTAAATCTCTTTTATGGCTAATTTTTTATTGGAAGTAGGGACAGAAGAATTACCCGCAGATTTTGTTAGTAGTGCGATCGCGCAATGGCAGACTAAAATCCCTAGCAGCTTATCCCAGGAGTTTTTAAACCCCGCAGTAATCGAATATTATGCGACTCCCCGCCGTTTAGCCGTGTTAATAAAAGATATCTCCGAGCGGCAAGTAGACCGAGAAGAAGAAATAAAAGGTCCTCCTGTGAGAGCAGCATTTAAGGATGGGCAACCCACCAAAGCCGCCGAAGGATTCGTTCGTAAGCAGGGAGTAAATTTAGCAGATTTAGAAATTCGCGATACTCCCAAAGGAGAGTTTGTCTTTGTTCAAAAACAAATTAAAGGTCGTAAGACAAGAGAAATTTTACAGGAATTATGTCCTCAGTGGATTACTGGATTAGAAGGTAAACGCTTTATGCGCTGGGGAGATGGAGATTTGCGTTTTCCTCGTCCGATTCGGTGGCTAGTAGCGTTATGGGATAGTGAAGTTTTGCCTCTGGAATTAATTAATGGTTCAGAGAGGATCGCGAGCGATCGCACTAGTCGCGGACATCGTGTTTTACATCCTAATACAGTAACCATTACTCAAGCCACAGACTATGTAGAGACTATGCGCTCTGCGGCTGTAGAAGTGGATTCTACAGCCAGAAAAGAAAAGATCAAAGCAGGTGTTTTGGCTGAAGCTCAAAGTATTGGCGCAAAAGCGCAGATTTACCCCGATTTACTCGAAGAAGTAGTAGATTTAGTAGAATATCCCACCGCAGTAACAGGTGAGTTTGAAGCAAATTTTTTGAGATTACCGACAGAGGTAATTACTACTGTAATGGTTAGCCATCAGCGTTACTTTCCCGTACATCAAGAGGGTGACGAGGGTACATTATTACCTAACTTTATTACTATTTCTAACGGCGATCCAAACCAAAAACAAGTCATTGCCGAAGGAAACGGTAGGGTCATTCGCGCTAGGTTGGCAGATGCTCAGTTCTTTTATCAGGCAGACTGTGATGAACATCTCGATACTTATCTGCCTCAGTTAGAAACAGTTACTTTTCAAGAAGATTTAGGCTCAATGCGGGATAAGGTCGATCGCATTATTGATATGGCGAAAACTATCGCCGAACAGCTAGGAGTTGATGAAGAACAACAAAACGAAATTGAAAGCACCGCCCTTTTGTGTAAAGCCGATTTGGTAACACAAATGGTTTATGAGTTTCCCGAACTACAGGGAGTAATGGGAGAAAAATATGCGGTTGTAAGTGGCGAGTCCCCTACAGTGGCTAAAGGAATTTTTGAACATTATTTGCCTAGAGGCGCAGATGATTTGATGCCGACAACTCTAAATGGTCAGGTAGTCGGTTTAGCCGATCGCTTGGACACTTTAATCGGAATCTTTGGTTTGGGTATGATTCCGACTGGCTCGTCAGATCCTTTTGCCCTGCGCCGTGCAGCAAACGGGGTGGTTAACATTACTTGGTCAGCAAATCTACCAATTAATCTGAATCAATTACTCGAACAGGGTGCAGCAGATTTTGTGTCAGCACATTCAGATTGCGAGTCGCCAATAGCAGCTTTACAAGAGTTCTTTATCCAGCGCCTTAGAACTTTACTAGACGAAAAGAATATTGATTACGATCTAGTCAATGCGGTGGTGGGCGACAACGATTGTGAATACACCGTAAGAGCTTTAGCAGATTTATTAGATATTCGCGATCGCGCTTTATTCCTACAAGAGACACGCGACAGCGGCAAGCTCAACGAAATCTATGAAACGATTAATCGTTCGGCACGTTTGGCAGCTCAAGGTGATTTGAATACTCAAGCTTTAGATCCTCAAGACCTAATTAATCCTGAGTTATTCGAGCAGTCTTGTGAACGAGCTTTTTATCAAGCACTAATGGAACTATTACCGCAAACAGAAGCTTCCCAACAAGAACGTAATTATCAATCTTTAATTGATGGGTTAGCAAAAATTGCTCCTGTAGTCAGTAACTTTTTTGACGGAGAAAATAGCGTCTTGGTTATGGCAGAAAATCCCGATGTCAAGCGCAATAGGTTAAATCTTTTGGGTTTGCTACGAAATCATGCCAGAATTCTAGCGGATTTTGGCGCGATAGTCAAAGGGTAGATAATTATTGATTACTGACTCGACTACCTCCTATGCTCGGTAGCTGCTGTAATTGCACTCCTTTGGCTTTAATAAAAGCTTGCCAATCTTGTTCTAAAGCTAGACTTTGAGGGTTGCTTTGATAAAGTCTCAGCAGCTGATCGATCGCATCATACCAAATATGATGATTGCCATAAGTAAGGTGAAGATTTAGTGAGTTTTGCTGTAGTTCTAAATATAGTTTGGAAGTCAAAGAAATTCGCTCGATCCAACCTTGAACATATTGAGTAGAAGCAACTTGAGAGTCACAGTATACTTTTACATACCAGCGATACCATTGACCAATTTTTAATGCAGGTTCCTTTTCTGGTAAAGCAAAGTTTTTATATTCTGGTTTGGCGTTTAACTTTGGCGAGCGCCAAATATCTTCTCTAGCTTCATTTTGAAGGACAAATTCCATCTGATTTATTTGTTGGTCAGTATCAGGCAAATAGACCCAAAAACTAGGGTGTGCTGCAACAGTTTTCCCGGAGTGAGATACAGGTATTACCGCTTCCAGGGGTTTGGCAGCATTAGCACAGCTACCTCGGCTTTCCCCCGCAGTTTGCTGTCCTGGACGACCCAGTATTCTGAGAAGTCTAGATCTTCACTATTATCACTACTATCTCTCTTCGCAGTCTGGGGATTTTTCCGCTTGGATAGAGATGCGGATGCAGCTTGCTGTTCGTTAGTTTAATTTGCGCTAACACAAAGACAGGGAAACAGCAAACAGGTAATGATTATGGTCAAGTTACTTCTCATTTTTAGCTCATTTATTTCCCTAACAGCCTGCAATTCTAAATTTGTATCTGTAATTATTTATCTGACTAAGATTCAATGTTAAATGAATTACATATTAGTATGGGGAAATTAGTCAATTTTGGCTATTTTATTTAGTTACTACTGAACTCCACTGCCTAAAACAAACAGGCTAATTAAAGTTCCACTGTTCCAAAGACAGTGAAGCAACATAGGAGCTAAAAGATTGCGCGATCGCGTATAAACTACACCTAATACTATACCTAGCGTCGCTAGAGGCAAGACTTCCGATAAACTCAAATGAGCGATCGCAAAAATAAACCCGCTCATAACAATTGCACCGCTAACCGAGATGTAGCGAGTTAATGAGGGTAACAGAAAACCCCGAAACATAATCTCTTCAAAAACTGGGGCTGCGATCGATGCAGTACCAAAAAATACCGCCAGCGCTACCTTATCCTGTGCTTGTAAAGCTAGAAACAACAAAGGATTACTTCCTCCTTGTCCCTGCCAAATCTGCTGATTAATTAGAGATACTAACAACACCAAGGGAATAGCAACTAAATAACCGCCCAAACCCCACACAAACCAATTAGATTTGAGTTTAAATTTAAACCAATCTTCGGGCAGGGGCAAAAATGATTTAATTGAAAAATATAAGACTGAAATACCTCCTACAGCCATCAAGATATAAGTACCTAAAACATATAAAGCTTTAATTCTTAAAGGCGAGTTAACTGGATTAATCTGCAAAATAGCTAACAACAAAGGCAAAACAAATTGACTAATAAAGAAAAAGCCTACAATTAAAACTTGCCAGGTTATTTCCCAATTCCAAGGCGTTTTCCAGGTAATACTACTATTAGTTGCAATAATTGCCTGTTCTGGCTTAACCAATCTTTGAATAATTAAAGAGACAAGTATAATTACCCCAGCTATCCCACCAAATACAGGAATGCCACTAATTAAAGCTAGTTTTAATACTGAGTTACTGGCAACTTTTAACTCTTGTTCCTGAAGCAAAGTCAAATCTTTACTCAGCTGATTAACTTGATTAAATTTAGCTAGAGCTTGATACCGAAACCAGCTATCTAAGTTATTAGTAATTGTTGCCACACTATATTCCGCTTCTGGTGTCTTCCCCTGCCATAGCTGCTTGAGAACTGTAGCCGTCTGTACGTAACGATTTTGAGGATCATCGAGCCGATTAATTTGCTCATCCCAAATTGCAATAGCTGATTCAGGTTTACCCTGCACCGCGGTCAAAAGTCCCTGTTTTAGAGTTAATTCATTAAGAAACTGCTCTAATTCGGCAATTTGAGCTTTTAACTGTTTTTTCTGAGCAACATTTACCTGGGATTTATCTGCTACTTCGGAAATACCTAATTCCGAGTTGTTCAACTGCTCTAGCTGTGATTTAAACTGATCGCGACTGATTATCGATTCGGTAAGAACTTGCTGATACTTTTTAAGCGCAGCCGAATAAGGATCTTCACCAACCAAAGAACTAACTGCACCGTTTAGATCGAAATCATCTGTAGGATTAGATTTAAACTCTGCTACGTGGAGAACTAGATTAGTTTGATATAGCTCTAGGCGACTTTGAATTTGAGGTTGAGACAGACTGTTTTTTAAAGAAAAGCTAATTTGAGCGATCGCCAAGATAGTCAGTAAAGCTAAAATTGCTCGTTTTATCGTCATCAGGATAGAAATTAGTAATAAGGCTATTGGGCATTATCTCTTTTCCTTGAATAGTTATCAATGTTTTAACAGCTATAAGCTCTAAGCTAACCAATCAAATAATCAGAGTAAGAGTATATTTGCCCAATTGTGGATACAATAACTGAGGTGAATTTATTAAGAGGGTTAGAAGGTTGGCTACTCGCGCGATCGTCGTTCGTCATGGACAAAGCAACTATAATGCACAAAAGATAATTCAGGGTCGTTGTGATAAATCTGTTTTAACTGACCGAGGAATTGCCGATGCGCAACAGGTAGGAAAGGCTTTAAGTGAACTCAAAATTGATGCCTTTTATTGTAGTCCCCTACAGCGAGCCAAACAAACAGCAGAGACGATTTATCATAGTTTAACTAATCCTCCTGCTTTGCAACCCACGGAGCAACTAATGGAGATCGATCTCCGTCTGTGGTCAGAGATGAAAAAAGAGGAAGTAATCTCTAAGTTTGCCGATGATTATCGCTCCTGGAAAGAGCGTCCCCAAGACTTCAAAATGATTATCGAAGGAAGAGAATATTATCCTGTTCGTTCTCTTTATCAGCAGGCACAAGATTTCTGGCGTGAAACCATTATCAAACATCAAGATGCAACAATCTTGATTACCGCTCATAATGGCATTAATCGCTGCTTAATTATGAGTGCGATTGGTATTGACATCGATCGCTATCACGACATTCAACAATCTAACTGCTGCATCAATATTCTTAACTTCACGGGCGGTTTTGGCGATCCTGTGCAGCTAGAATCCCTCAATCAAACTTCCCATTTGGGTATTCCGATTCCTCCAGTTCGCCCATTCCATTCTGGGCCGCGTCTGCTGCTGGTGCGCCACGGAGAGACCAATTGGAACAAAGAATCGCGCTTCCAAGGGATTAGGGATATTGCGCTCAATGATAACGGGCGATCGCAAGGAAGAAAAGCAGGTACGTTTCTCCAGAATGTCCCAATTGACTTTGCCGTCTCCAGCTCGATGCTGCGTCCCAAAGAAACCGCAGAAATTATTCTCGAACAACATCCTGGTGTCTCATTGGCAACAACTCCAGAATTAATTGAAATTTGTCATGGTTTGTGGGAGGGAATGTTAGAAGCAGAAATCCAAGCCGACTATCCCGAACTACTTCAGCAGTGGAAAGATCGACCAGAAACAGTACAAATGCCCGAAGGAGAAAATTTACAGCAAGTTTGGGATAGAGGAGTTGCCGCCTGGAATAAGATTGTCGCAGCTCATAGCCACGCTGACACACCCCAAACAGGATTGGTAGTGGCCCATGATGCCATCAATAAAGTAATTCTTTGCTATTTATTAGGTCTAAAACCAGATAACTTTTGGAACATTAAGCAAGGCAATGGTGCAGTCAGCGTCATTGACTATCCTAACGGTGCATCAGGCAAACCTGTACTGCAAGCGATCAATCTTACTACTCACTTAGGCGGTGGCAGCATTATCGATAAAACCGCAGCAGGAGCTTTATGAACTACCTTCATTTTAATTAGGGTAGTTCACTTAATCCGCGTATAAACAAGCCCGATTTCTCCCCTGTGCTTTTGCTTCATACAGTGCTTTGTCAGCCAGAGCAATTAGTAATTCAGGACTAGATTCAGAAGAAGGAATTAAACTATGTATTCCTAAGCTGAGCGTAATATAATCGCTAACCAGAGATTTTTGATGGGTAACGTGTAATTTTTCAACGTTAACCGCAATCTTGTTAGCTATCTTCAAAGCCTCTGCTCCATCGACATTTGGTAAAATAATGCCAAATTCCTCTCCTCCATATCGAGCTACTAATCCTTGAGTCGATTCGATGATGAACTCAATCGTTAGAGCAACCTGCTGGAGACAATAATCCCCGATGGGATGACCATAGGTATCGTTATAGAACTTAAAATAATCAATGTCACACAAAATGAGAGACAGTGGAGCTTGCTCTTGCCGAAGCTTTTGCCACTCTTGAATTAGATAATTATCAAACCGACGACGATTAGCTATCTGAGTCAGACTATCGAGTACACTAAGCTTTTCTAGTTCCCTGTTTGCCAGACTTAATGCTGCTTGTGCCTTTTGCCGATCGCAAATTTCGCTGTGTAGCTGAGACTCTACCAGGTCAGCGTGTTCGGTGGTATTATCTAGTACTATCTCTAGGTCGGCTTTTTCTAATTTTAATTCTTTTAACTCTTGACGCAGCTGTTCGATCATAAATATGAGTTGCTCTTGGGCTATTTGTTCATCCAAGAGCGATCGATAATCTTCAGGCTCTACTTTGGGCTGATCGGCAAGATCTGTCGCGATAATATTTTCCAATATTTCTTTATCTAACGGTTTGGACAAATAATATCCCTGACCATATTCGCATTTTAGAGCCTTCAACTGAGCTAGCTGATCTACGGTTTCAATACCTTCAGCAATAGTATCCATGTCCAGGTTACGAGCTAAAGCAACGATCGCGCGAACAATACCTAATTTTTCAAGATTATCGCCGACGCTATTAACAAAAGAACGGTCAATTTTGAGAGTATCAAAAGGAAATTGATGTAAATAGCTCAAAGAAGAATAACCAGTGCCAAAATCATCCAAAGAAAACTCGATACCCAAAGATTTCAGCTCTTTGAGCATGAGAATAGTATTCTGAGTATCTTCTACTAAAGAACTTTCGGTAATCTCCAGTTTTAAATTATGTGGATCTAATTTAGTCTCCCGCAAAATTTGTTTGATTTGAGCTACAAAATTGGGTAAACCTAACTGTTTACTAGAAATATTAACGCTAACTTTCCAATCAAGTAAACCCCTAAATTTAACTTGCCAGCTACACATTTGTTTGCAGGCTTCTGTCAAAACCCAAAAACCTAGAGGAATAATTAATCCTGTTTCTTCTGCTAGAGGAATAAATTCACCTGGAGAGACTATTCCTTTTTCAGGATGTCGCCAACGTACTAATACTTCAAATCCTTTAATTTTATTAGTGCTTAAAGAAATAATAGGTTGATAGTGCAGCATGAATTCTTCACGTTTGATTGCCCTTCTCAAGTCATTTTCTAGCTGTAGTAAAGTCAGAGCTTTACCACGCATCGATTGATCGAAAATCTGATAGTGAGATTTATTTTGTCTTTTAGCATCAGATACAGCTAACTCAGCATCTCTGAGGAGATTTTCTGGTTTGCTATATTCTTTGTTGCCGACTGCAATACCGATACTTGCTTCAACAAAAACTTCATATGACTCAAGATTAAAAGGT from Coleofasciculaceae cyanobacterium includes:
- the mgsA gene encoding methylglyoxal synthase, yielding MARTIALIAHDAKKNDIVDFAIRHKPLLSRYHLIATGTTGKRIQEATSLNIERLASGPLGGDTQIAAKIVAGEVIAVIFLIDPLNAQPHEPDIQALLRICNVHLVPLATNLGTAEAIANSFAQSLVAHLIFNPVSGNGNSKQDLEFIKQMLEPHLHLEVHLTSPDIDPQELAQQAIAQDADLIIASGGDGTVSAVAGAIIGTDIPLGIIPRGTANAFSMALGITQQINQMRRACEIILAGKTRVVDTAVCNNLPLILLAGIGYEAETIEKADREAKNRWGTLAYLMAGWQQLDEQQLFEAEIEIDGEIRTFQAGAITIANAAPPTSVLAQGIGEVVADDGLLDITIATVDNKIQAVTTILSMLGAALIKTNAGLDNIVHLRSPKVRISANPVQKVVLDGEIIGNTPLEIKCLPRSLSVFVPTSEREPKHKQ
- a CDS encoding ATP-dependent Clp protease proteolytic subunit → MNSPIQAVQAPYRGGGGNYRTPPPDLPSLLLKERIIYLGLPLVSPDEYKDQIGVDVTELIVAQLLFLQFDDPDKPITMYINSTGTSWYGGDSIGFETEAFAICDTMDYIKPQVHTICIGQAMGTAAMILSSGAKGYRASLPNGTIILHQARQGAQGQATDIQIRAKEVLENKRAVLEIFSRNTGQPIDKLAKDTDRMLYMTPQDAKEYGLIDKVLESTSDLPTPVSTLS
- a CDS encoding ATP-dependent Clp protease proteolytic subunit, translated to MPIGIPKVPYQLPGQQYSDWISIYDRLYRERIIFLGRGVNDALANQIIAIMLYLDSEDPGKPIYLYINSPGGSVTAGLAIYDTMRHIKSEVVTICVGLAASMGAFLLCGGTKGKRLALPHARIMIHQPLGGVQGRRQATDIDIEAKEILRIRDQLNQMMADNTGKSIEKIKKDTDRDYFMSAYEAKEYGLIDQVIEDKQ
- the glyS gene encoding glycine--tRNA ligase subunit beta, with translation MANFLLEVGTEELPADFVSSAIAQWQTKIPSSLSQEFLNPAVIEYYATPRRLAVLIKDISERQVDREEEIKGPPVRAAFKDGQPTKAAEGFVRKQGVNLADLEIRDTPKGEFVFVQKQIKGRKTREILQELCPQWITGLEGKRFMRWGDGDLRFPRPIRWLVALWDSEVLPLELINGSERIASDRTSRGHRVLHPNTVTITQATDYVETMRSAAVEVDSTARKEKIKAGVLAEAQSIGAKAQIYPDLLEEVVDLVEYPTAVTGEFEANFLRLPTEVITTVMVSHQRYFPVHQEGDEGTLLPNFITISNGDPNQKQVIAEGNGRVIRARLADAQFFYQADCDEHLDTYLPQLETVTFQEDLGSMRDKVDRIIDMAKTIAEQLGVDEEQQNEIESTALLCKADLVTQMVYEFPELQGVMGEKYAVVSGESPTVAKGIFEHYLPRGADDLMPTTLNGQVVGLADRLDTLIGIFGLGMIPTGSSDPFALRRAANGVVNITWSANLPINLNQLLEQGAADFVSAHSDCESPIAALQEFFIQRLRTLLDEKNIDYDLVNAVVGDNDCEYTVRALADLLDIRDRALFLQETRDSGKLNEIYETINRSARLAAQGDLNTQALDPQDLINPELFEQSCERAFYQALMELLPQTEASQQERNYQSLIDGLAKIAPVVSNFFDGENSVLVMAENPDVKRNRLNLLGLLRNHARILADFGAIVKG
- a CDS encoding DUF928 domain-containing protein, whose product is MLGRPGQQTAGESRGSCANAAKPLEAVIPVSHSGKTVAAHPSFWVYLPDTDQQINQMEFVLQNEAREDIWRSPKLNAKPEYKNFALPEKEPALKIGQWYRWYVKVYCDSQVASTQYVQGWIERISLTSKLYLELQQNSLNLHLTYGNHHIWYDAIDQLLRLYQSNPQSLALEQDWQAFIKAKGVQLQQLPSIGGSRVSNQ
- a CDS encoding CPBP family glutamic-type intramembrane protease: MTIKRAILALLTILAIAQISFSLKNSLSQPQIQSRLELYQTNLVLHVAEFKSNPTDDFDLNGAVSSLVGEDPYSAALKKYQQVLTESIISRDQFKSQLEQLNNSELGISEVADKSQVNVAQKKQLKAQIAELEQFLNELTLKQGLLTAVQGKPESAIAIWDEQINRLDDPQNRYVQTATVLKQLWQGKTPEAEYSVATITNNLDSWFRYQALAKFNQVNQLSKDLTLLQEQELKVASNSVLKLALISGIPVFGGIAGVIILVSLIIQRLVKPEQAIIATNSSITWKTPWNWEITWQVLIVGFFFISQFVLPLLLAILQINPVNSPLRIKALYVLGTYILMAVGGISVLYFSIKSFLPLPEDWFKFKLKSNWFVWGLGGYLVAIPLVLLVSLINQQIWQGQGGSNPLLFLALQAQDKVALAVFFGTASIAAPVFEEIMFRGFLLPSLTRYISVSGAIVMSGFIFAIAHLSLSEVLPLATLGIVLGVVYTRSRNLLAPMLLHCLWNSGTLISLFVLGSGVQ
- a CDS encoding histidine phosphatase family protein, with amino-acid sequence MATRAIVVRHGQSNYNAQKIIQGRCDKSVLTDRGIADAQQVGKALSELKIDAFYCSPLQRAKQTAETIYHSLTNPPALQPTEQLMEIDLRLWSEMKKEEVISKFADDYRSWKERPQDFKMIIEGREYYPVRSLYQQAQDFWRETIIKHQDATILITAHNGINRCLIMSAIGIDIDRYHDIQQSNCCINILNFTGGFGDPVQLESLNQTSHLGIPIPPVRPFHSGPRLLLVRHGETNWNKESRFQGIRDIALNDNGRSQGRKAGTFLQNVPIDFAVSSSMLRPKETAEIILEQHPGVSLATTPELIEICHGLWEGMLEAEIQADYPELLQQWKDRPETVQMPEGENLQQVWDRGVAAWNKIVAAHSHADTPQTGLVVAHDAINKVILCYLLGLKPDNFWNIKQGNGAVSVIDYPNGASGKPVLQAINLTTHLGGGSIIDKTAAGAL